GAGTCTCAGTGGATCGGCATCTACTGAATCGACGCGCCTTCGGGCCTTAGCACCACATGCGTCTTTTTGCCCGACGCCCCGAAAGGGGGAAGCGACTTGCCGTTCAACTCGCCCTCAACACCGCCGGAGTTACCGATATCGAGCGTGATCAGGCTATCGGCCTTCCATTCAATCAGATCTCCGGCCTTTAGCTCATACTGTTTGGAAAAACGACCGTCAATATCCACGTTGAGCCAGCTGTCCTGGTTCACTTTCAGCTTCAGGATCAAGCCCTCCTGCGGCGGCTCTCCGCCCGGAACAACAGGTGCCGCAGTTACGGGAGACTCTGGCTGAGGAGCAGGGACCATCGGCGAAGGTGCGGCAGTAGCCCCAGAACTGGAAAGCTGGGGCTGCACAGGGACGGCACGAACTGCTTGCGCCTTATCCGGCTGTGGAGCCGGGCGATTCACCGGTGGCCGCTGGTTGGTATCGACAAAGATCGATACCAGAAGCACCACGGAAAGCAGGACCAACGGCATCAGCCACCTGCGGTTGTTCTTTGTCGATTCGCGGGGTGGAGGTTCGTCAACTGCCTGTTTGTCGGCAACCGCGCTACCCGAAACCATAGCATCATAACGGGCAACAGCCGCATCGGCAGAAAGTCCGAGATATCCGGCATAAAGCCTCAGAAAACCCTTGCAGTATGCCGGAGCGGGAAGCCTGCTGAAATCCTCCCTCTCCAGGGCATCGATATAACCCTTGCTGATCCTGGTAACTTCGGCCGCCGTCTCAAGGGAAACCCCTTTAGCCTCCCGGCCCTGGGAAAGCCATTGCCCAAGACCTGAACTGTCTGCAGTTTGCCTGGTCGCTTCGGGCACTTCTTACCTCACCTGAGCAGATCGAGATATTCACGCGCTTGCCGGCCCAGCTCATTGTCCGGAGCCAAACGCACTACCTCTTTGAATTCGTTGATTGCCGCGCTGTTTTCCTTGGCTTTCATCAGGGTAAGACCCAGGTAATAATGGGCATTGACGTACTCTCTGGCAAGCTCGACCGCCCGCCGGAACTCCTCGATGGCAAGATCAAGCTTGTTGAGCGCAAAATACACCCGTCCCAGCGTCACTCTCGCCTGAGGGTTCCGGGGATAGGCCGCTACCGAACCCTTCATCACCTGAAGCGCCTTTTCCGTATCCCCTTTACCGAGATAGGCCAGACCGAGATTGATCCCGGCAGAGTCCTGCCCCTGATAAAAGAGGTCATCGGTAACCGCTTTCAGCTGCAGAACGGCGTCGTCCCAGCGCTGCATTTCCATGTAATTGACCGCCAGGTAATTGCGCGCTTCGGAAAATGTCGGTTTTAGCTCGATCGCCTTGAGATACTTCTGCTCGGCTATCTCATACTTACCCTTGCGAAAGTAGACCAGTCCCAGGAAATTAAGCAGCTCGGGATCGTCGGGGATGTATTTCTCGGCCTCGGTAAACTCCACCAGGGCCGAGGTAATGTTCTGCTCGCGAAGATACGACTCACCCATCTGAAAATGATAGGCCGCCTTCTTCCGGTTCGCCTCACTCAGAGAGCAGGCTGAACAGCACATGGCAATAAGCAGAAACAGCAAGACAGTACGCACACATCCTCCATCTGCAGACATCGCTCCCAAGAGCCGGTACAAGCCGCTTGACAACCCGTTACCGGCAAAAATTACCAGACAACGGGGAGTTTGTCAAACGGCCACCGGTCAAGATGCGCTTACAAACCTTCGGGAAGGTCCTGGAAATGGGTCAGTGACTTGAAACTCCGATAGCGGGCCTCAATCTCGCGGTAATCAAGACGTTTCATCCGGTCCAGGCTGAAATCCTCGACATTGAACGACGCCATGACCGAACCAAAGACGATCGCCTGGCGAATCCCCTCTTCCGTCATGTTGCCGGTACTGGCCAGATACCCCATGAATCCCCCGGCAAAAGTATCACCGGCGCCGGTTGGATCAAAGACCTCTTCCAGCGGATAGGCCGGAGCGGCAAATACCGAATCAGGGGTGAACATCAGCACCCCGTACTCGCCCCGCTTCACCACCAGCCGCTTGCAACCGAGGGCGATGATCTGCCGCGCCGCCTTTACCAGGTTGGCCTCACCGGTAAACTGCCGCGCTTCGCCCTCGTTGATCACCACGATATCGACCTTCTGCAGCACCTTTTTCAAAGCCTCCGGCTTTGAGGAGATCCAGAAATTCATGGTGTCGCAGGCAACCACCTTCGGTTTTCTCACCTGCTCAAGAACCTCCATCTGCAGGTCCGGGTCGATATTGGCCAGAAACAGGTAGTCGGCATCGCGGTACGTCTCCGGCAGCTCCGGCTTGAACTCCATCAGCACGTTCAGCTGGGTATCGAGAGTCTGGGCCTCGTTCAGGTCATAACCGTATTTGCCGCTCCAGTGGAAAGTCTTGCCCGGAATCCGCTGCAGGCCATCGGTATTGATCTCGCGAGACTTGAGAAACTGCACATGCTCGTCGGGGAAATCCTCCCCAACGACCGCAACCAGGGAAACATCGGTGAAAAAACTGGCGGACGTAGAAAAATAGGTGGCAGAGCCACCCAACACATTCTCACCCCTGCCGAACGGGGTTTCCACGGTATCAAAGGCAACGGTGCCGACAACAACAATCCCCATGAATCAGTTCTCCTGTATCTATAAATATTTCCCAACTATTGGCGCAAGCTTCTGCTTGGTGCTTTCCGGAATGACCTTCCGGTCGGTGATCACGGCATACTGCATGGCAGTAGCGCACGGGCAGCTCCGCTCCATAGTCACCTGACCCACGGCGTTGCGAATAATATTCTTGGCCATGGCCACGTTCTGATGGATGATCTTGATGATCGCCTCCACCGTCACATCGTCGTGCGAATCGTGCCAGCAGTCGTAATCGGTGGACAGGGCGATGATTCCGTAACAGATCTCTGCCTCGCGGGCCAGCTTGGCCTCGGTAAGGTTGGTCATACCGATCACGGCAGCGCCGAGCCCCAGGTACATGAACGATTCGGCCCGGGTCGAGAAGGCCGGCCCCTCCATGCAGATATAGGCCCCACCCTTGTGTACCGTTGCCCCTGCCTGTTGTGCCGCCTTATAGAGGGTTTCGGAAAGAGTGTGGCAGACCGGGTCGGCAAACCCGGTATGCGCCACGATGCCGTCACCGAAAAAAGTGTCTTTCCTGATCCCCTTGGTGCGGTCGATAAACTGGTCCGGAATGACGATATGGCCGGGCTCGATCGCCTCCTTGAGACTGCCGACTGCAGAGACAGAGATGATCTGCTCCACCCCCAGCTTTTTCATCCCATAGATATTGGCCCGGTAGTTAACCTCAGACGGGAGCAGCCGGTGGCCCCTGCCGTGGCGCGGCAGAAACACCATCTTCACGCCGTTGAGCACTCCGGTTATATACTCGTCGGACGGCTCGCCGAACGGGGTGTCGATCCTGATCCGCTCAACCTTCTCCAACCCCTCCATCTCGTAGAGGCCGCTGCCGCCAATGACGCCGATTACAGCTTCACCCATGAAATCACCTCCGAAAACAGATATAAATGTTCAATTAATTGATTTCTATCAGCTTGATATCAAAGGTCAGATCACGCCCTGCCAGCGGGTGGTTGGCGTCGAGAGTCACGTCTGTTTCAGTCACTTCCTTGATCAAAACCGGGAAGACCTCGCCATCCTGGCCGGTAACTTCCAACTGGCCGCCGATTTCCGGAACCATCCCCTCGGGTAACCTGCTCCGCTCGACAACACCGACAAGCTCGTCCTGATACGGGCCATACGCCTCGTCCATCGGAATCTTGACTTCCTTGCTCTCACCAAGGGACATCCCGACCACAGCGGCCTCAAACCCCGGAATAACATTCCCTTCGCCTATGGTAAACTCCAGAGGCCCGGTTTCGCAGCCGCAGTCATCATCGTGACATTCCGAAGAATCAAAAACCTCGCCATCATCCAGCCTGCCGGTATAGTGAACCTTAACCTTATCCCCCTGTTTTGCCTTTTGCATGCTCAGTGCATCCTTTCATTTCAGAGGGGTCCGCTAACGACCCGTCTGGAGATATTGACTTACCAGCGCACTCTAGCAGAGAGGCAACAGGAATTCCACCGGAAAAGGCGGTGGCAGACTTTTAGCCTATTTTTTAGGCAGCGCGGCGGTTAATTATACAATTCGGGCTTTAAATAGAATTTAATTTCCAATAATTACAACCTGTTACAACTTTGGCAAAGAGGTTGCTGAGAGGTTGACGGCGCCACGAAGATGTGGCGTCATATCTGCCAACGGGGGTAGGAATATGGACGCAGTGTCAGCGACTACAGCAATCAAGCATAGTGCCGACGTTCTCTTTCTCATGCTCGGCGCAGTCATGGTCTTTGCCATGCACGCCGGTTTCGCCTTTCTTGAAGTGGGCACGGTCCGGAAGAAAAACCAGGTCAATGCCTTTGTCAAGATCCTCACCGACTGGTCGGTTTCGACAGTCGCCTATTTTGTTGTCGGTTTTCCCATCGCTTACGGCATCTCGTTCTTGAAGCCGGTGCCGGCTATCCTCGGCGGCAACCAGGGTTACGACCTGGTCCATTACTTCTTTCTCCTCTGCTTCGCGGCCTGCATCCCGGCTATCATCTCCGGCGGCATTGCCGAGCGGGCCAAGTTCTGGCCGCAGGTGTTTGCCGGGGGAATCTTTGCCGGGCTGGCCTACCCGCTCTTTGAATCACTGATCTGGGGCCAGAACAATTCGGCACTGCAGGGGCTGTTCAAGAGCATCGGCGGCGCAGAGTTCCATGATTATGCCGGTTCAGTGGTGGTCCATTCCATCGGCGGTTGGCTGGCACTGCCGGCAGTGCTGCTGCTCGGCCCGCGTATGGGTCGTTACATGCGCGGCAAGTCGCATCCGATCCCGATCAGCAACATTCCGTTTCTGGCACTCGGCTCCTGGATCCTAGCGGTGGGGTGGTTCGGTTTCAACGTGATGAGTGCCGGCAATCTGGAGAAGGTATCCGGTCTGGTGGCGGTCAATTCGCTGCTCGCCATGGTCGGCGGGGTGTTGGGAGCGATCTGGGCTGGCAAAAACGACCCCGGTTTCGTCCACAACGGCGCCCTGGCCGGATTGATTGCGGTCTGCGCTGGCAGCGACATCATGCACCCGCTGGCATCGTTCGCCGTAGGCCTGATCGCTGCTTTTATCTTTGTCTACGGCTTTACCATCGAGCAGGAAAAACTGAAGATCGACGATGTGTTAGGTGTCTGGCCGCTGCACGGCATCATCGGCAGTTGGGGCGGCATCGCGGCCGGGATTTTCGGTCAGCCACAGCTCGGTGGCGCAGGGGGAGTAAGCTTGATATCCCAGCTGCTCGGCACGCTTTCCGCCATCGTCTTCGCCCTGGTAACCGGCTTCATCACCTATGCGCTCCTCAAGAAGACCGTCGGTATCCGGCTCCATGAGGAGGATGAATACCGGGGTTCGGACCTGACGGTCCATTCCATCGGCGCCTACCCGGAAGACCACGTCAGATAGAACTGCCTGATCCGGCTGCGCCCCTGTTCACCAAACCGGGGCGCAGCCCTTCCTCCTTCATCCCAGCGTAAAATAGAAGATGGCCCCTTTCCCCTCGGCTGCTTCGGCCCAGATCTTGCCGCCATGGCGCTCGACGATGCGCTGCACGATCGGCAGCCCCATGCCGCTCCCCTCGAACTCTTCCTCGGAATGCAGCCGGCAAAAAGGCTCAAAGAGCTTGTCGGCATAAGCCATATTGAACCCGGCGCCGTTGTCCCTGATAAAAAAAACAGGCTGGTCTGATGAATCCAGGATGCCGAATTCGATTTCGGCCCGGGCAACCCGCGAGCTGTACTTGAGGGCGTTGCCGAGCAGGTTGCGCAGACAGATGGTGAGCATGCGCCGGTCACCCTGCACTGTGAGACCGGGAACGATGCGAACATCGACAATCCTCCCGGGCTGCGCGGCAAGCTGCTCCTCCATGATCTCCGCCGCCAGTTCGGACAGCTTGACCGGCTCAGTCTTGACCTCGGCCCTGCTGAGTCGGGTCATCAGCAACAGGCTGTCGATAACGTTGCGCAGCCGCGCGCTGGCAATGCCGATCCGAGAGGCAACATGTCTGAGCTGCTCGCGGTCTGCGGTTTCCGCAGTTTCCGTCAACAGGCTGCTGTACCCCTGAAGCCTGGCAAGCGGCGCCCGCAGCTCATGCGATATGGAATAGCAGAACGATTCAAGCTCATTGTTTAGCCGGTTCAGCTCACTGGTCCGCAGCGCCACCCGTTGATCAAGTTCTTCGTTGATCGAGCGCATCGACTCCTCAAGCATCAGCCGCTCGGCAACCTCATCCTCAAGATCCCTGTTGAGTCCGGCCAGTTCTTGCTGCCGATCCAGCAGTTCCGTGTGCGCTCTCCGGATGCTGGCAAACAAAGGACCGAACTTCCATACGCCGCAAAGCATCAGCAGCGAAATCAGCAGGCCGAGAACCTCCAACGTCAGGTCTCCTTGCTGCTGGCCGCTGAGTAGTTGCTTAAGGGTAACGGCCCTCCTGACCCCCTGCACCACAAAACCGGTAGCCAGGAAGATCCAGGCGGCATAAGCCCCGCTCACCCTTATCAGCCGGATGGCGAGAAAGGCCGCCAGAAACTGGGAGGTGATCGCCATGATTACTATCAGCAGGATTGTCTGTCTCATTTAGCTTATTCCCAGTAGTGGTGCCGCACTACAAAAATTAACAAATATTCACGTAAAAGCAACACAGTAGATTATTGCCGAGTTGCAAGCCTGGCCTTGACGCATGAAGATTACTCGTCTAACCTTGGTACGACCCATTCCACAGGAGACCATAAAAATGACCGACATGTTGCGCTGGGACACCACTCGACTCTATTCATCTCCTGATTCACCGCAACTCGACCGCGACTTCCGCAAAGCCACCACTGAAGCCCAAGCTTTTCGCGAGCGCTACCAGGGCAAAGTGGCAACACTCGATGCGGCCGGGCTGCTGGAAGCATTGACAAGCTATGAGCAGCTCCAGGAGACCGCTGTGCTGCCGCAATTGTACGGACATCTCCTGTTCGCTTCCGACAGTGAGGCCGACAGCAACAAAGCGCTGATGCAGCGAGGCATGGAGTTCGGCAACAGCCTCTCCTGCGAGGTCATGTTTTTCGATCTGGAGCTGATGGCCATACCGGAAGCGGATTTCGCCCCGCTCGCCGCTGACGAGCGGCTGGCAAACTATCGCCACCACCTCGGCGCCATCCGTCGCTTCCAGCCGCATGCCCTGCCGGAAAAGGAAGAACAGCTCCTTACCCAGAAGAACCTGACCGGCATCCAGGCCTTTGCCAAGCTGTTCGACGAACTGACCGCCTCTCTCAGCTACCGGATGGAGCTGGACGGCGAAGAGCGCGACTTTACCGGCGAAGAACTGATCTCGCTGCTCCACCATCCCGAGGCAGCGGTCCGGGAGCGGGCGCTGACCGTGTTCCTTAATGGCCATGCCGAGCAGGGAATCGTGCTCTCCACCGTGTTCAACACCGTGGCGCTGGATCACAGCCAGGAGATGCAGCTCCGCAGTTACAGCGACCCGATGCAGCCGACCAACCTGGGTAACGAACTCTCCATGGAAGCGGTAGAGCACCTGATGAGCGTGACCGAGGCCAACTTCCCGCTGGCCCAGGAGTATTTCCGGATCAAGGCCAAGCTCCTGGGGATGAAGCGGCTGAAAAACACCGACGTCTATGCCCCGGTTGGCGAGTGCCACAAGACCTACAGTTTCGACCAGGCAAAACAGCTGGTGCTCGATTCCTATAGCAGCTTCAACCCGGATTATGCGCCGCTGATAGAAGGTTTTTTCACAGAGCGCCGCATCGATGTCGAGCCAAGGCAGGGCAAATCAGGCGGCGCCTTCTGCATGGGATTAACTCCCAAACTGCCGCCATATCTGCTGCTCAACTTCACCGGTAACCTGCGGGACGTGGCTACCTTGGCCCACGAATCCGGCCATGGGCTGCATTACCTCCGCTCGCAGGAGCAGACCATGGTCAACTACCATGCGCCGCTGCCGCTGGCCGAAACCGCATCGGTATTCGGCGAGATGCTGCTGACCAGCCGGATGCTGGCCCAAGAGACGGACCGGGAGGTAAAGATCTCGCTGCTCTGCGCCACCATCGAGGACATTATTGCCACCACCTTCCGCCAAGTGGTCCTGACCCGCTTCGAACAGCGGCTGCACCTGGAGCGCAAAGACGGGCTGCTCTCCTCTGACCGACTCTGCACGATCTGGTGGGAGGAGAACGCTAAGCTGTTCGGCGATAGCGTGGAAATGATCGAAGCGTACCGCTGGGGCTGGAGCTACATCTCCCACTTCATCCATACCCGCTTTTACTGCTATGCCTACACCTTTGCCGAATTGCTGGTCCTTTCTCTCTACGCCCGTTACCAGGAAACCGGCCCTTCCTTTGTCCCGGCGTTCGATAGCGTGCTCAGAAGTGGCGGCTCCCGCTCGCCAGCTGATACCGCTGCCCTGGCCGGGATCGACATCAATGACCCCGGTTTCTGGCAGAAGGGGTATGACATGCTAGGGGGGCTTATTGCGGAGCTCAAACAGCAGCTTTGATCAGTTTGCGGCAGTTGCGGCCAGCGCAACTGCCGTTTTCAGCTTTATTGGCACCTCTCTGTCAACTAATTGACTTCCCGCCGAGCCACAACACCAAATCACCCGCTCCTCGAACAGCCTCTCAGCCTCTAAAACCTTATTCATCGCCGCTTGACTGACGCGGGCAGTTTAAAATGCTGTTCAACGCAGAGGGCATGGAAATTGCTGATTTACCCTGAGCCCAAGGGGCTTTATTCCTAAATTCCCATCAGGCAAGGGTTTATTGTCATCATTATGCGCAATGCCTTATACAGCAACAGTTTGAAGCGTATCATACTCGCCCTGCTCCTGTTTTCGCCAACTTTTCAGGGTATCCAATCAGCTAACGCCGCAGCTAACATCTGGAGCAGCTCTGGACCGCCCGGCGCATACATCAGATCGCTGGCAATCGCACCGACGGCAACTCCGACGATCTACGCCGGCGCCAACGGCAGCGGCGTTTACAAGACTGTTGCCGGTTCCGGCACCTGGAGCGCTGTCAACTCCGGGCTGACCAACAAGATCGTCACGGCGCTCGCCGTTGACCCGCTCTCCAGCTCCACGCTCTACGCCGGCACCGCTGGGAACGGCGTATTCAAGACCGCAAACGGTGGCACTTCCTGGGCAGCCACCGGACTTGCCAGCGACACAGTCAATGCCATTACCATCAAGGCCGGCACCATCTACGCCGGCACCAGCGCCGGCGGGGTCTACCGCAGCGTCAACGGCGGCGGTGGCTGGAACCAGGTGAACAGCGGCCTGACCAACCTGCATGTAACCAGTGTTGCCATGTCGCCAGGCTTTGCCAGTGACACCATCGCCTTTGCCGGCACCGCCGGCGGTGGCGTGTTCAAGACCAGCGATGACGGCGCCACCTGGACCGCAGTTAACACCAACCTGACCGACCTGCAGGTGACGGCGTTAGCGATCTCACCCGAGTTCGTCTCGCTTCCCGACAATACCATCTATGCCGGCACTGCCAGCGGTGGCGTGTTCAAAAGCAGCAATGCCGGCACCACCTGGGCTACCGTGAATACCGGACTCCCGGCCGGGGCGGCGATACTGTCCCTGACCATCGACCATACCAATGCCAGCACCCTTTTTGCCGCCACCTCCGCCGGGATCTACATTTCCCTTAATGGCGGGGGGCAATGGGATCCTCCGGCCACTACCGCACCGGACAACGCCTTTACAACTTCGCTGGCAATGGCCTCAGCCGCCAGCATCTACGCCGGAACCGGTGGTGGGGTCTACCTCTCCACCGACAGCGGCGCCACCTGGAATGCCATCAACTCCGGCATTACCGCTGTTGAGGTGAAAGCAACCGTCATCAGCCCGGACAACCAGTCAAAAATCTTTGCTGGCACCAGCGGCGGCGGGATTTATATCACCCCTGACCAGGCGGCAACCTGGTCGGCAAGCAACAGCGGCCTGGCCAACAGCTTCATCCAGGCCGTCGCCATTGACAAGAATGCCTCTGCCCGTGTCTATGCCGGTACAACAAACGGCATTTACCGGAGCATCAACGGCGGAACCTCCTGGACCGCGGCCACCGTGCAACCAACAACCGGTGATATCCGCGCTATCGCCATCGACAGCTCCGTTACCCCGGCAGCCACTATCTATAGCGGCAGTTACGGCGGCGGGGTGTTTAAAAGCGTGAACAATGGGGCCAATTGGGCAGCAACCACGGCACTGCCCGACCAGAACGTGACCTCCCTGCTTATCGATGCGGCCAATACCACCCTCTATGCCGGCACCGATGGTGGCGGGGTCTTCAAAAGCAGCAACGGCGGCGGCGCCTGGAGCCTGGTCGCTGCCAGCAACAACGGCCTGAACAGCAACCGGATAACCGCGCTCTCCTTGACCGCTTCGACACTGTACGCGGCAACAGCAGCCGGGGTCCACTCAATTGCGGTTCCGGGAGGAACGCAGTGGACCGCAATCAACAACGGCATCGGCTCTCTGGACACCATTGCCCTGGCAACAAACCCGGCAAATCCCAACTACCTCTGCACCGGCACCAACGGCAACGGCGTATTCCTCTCCACCAACCAGGGGGCCAACTGGAGCGCCATCAACAACAGCCTCAACAGCCTGGTGGTCCGGTCGTTGGCAATCGACTCGGCCACCCCGACCCGCATCTACGCCGGAACCGCCACAGGAGGCGTTTCCTCGCTCATTACCAGCCCGACCATCACCATTGCCCCGGCCACTCCGCACAGCTTCGGCAACGCCAATACCGTCGGCCCGCCATCAAGCCAGGAGATAACGGTAGGCAACAGCGGCACCCTGGATCTGACCGTCTCTGGCATCACCGCAAACCTGACCGCAGCCGACGCTACCACCTTCACCCCTGCCGGCAACGGCATATCCGTCGGCGGCAGTTCCCCCTGCAACAGCACCACGCCGACCATAATTCCCGGCGGCTCCTGCACCCTGCTGTTCAAGTTCACCCCCGGCATCCCGACGGTCAATTCTGCAACCTTGCAGTTCTCATCCAACGACACCGAGATCCCGACCACCAAGGACCTGGTGATCAGCTGGGCCGGCGGCGTGCCGCCGGTGGCGGCGTTTACCGCGCCGGCAAACGGGGCAACCATCAGGAACCCGTTCACCATTACCGGCACCGCCCAGGACAATAGCGCTACCGGCCTGAAGAGGGTCGAGGTATCCCTGAATGGCGGCACCACCTGGCTGGCCGCATCACCCAAGCCGACCCTGGCAACCTGGGAATATGTCTGGACTACACCGCCGGTGACCGGAGACGGCAGCTACACCATTCTGGCCCGGGGCACCGATAACAAGGATTATGTCCAGACCGCCCTTGCCAGCGTTACCGTTACCCTGACCAATACCGCGCCGGATACCGCGATTGCTTCGTCACCGGCGGTACTATCCAATCAAAACAGCGCCACCTTCGCCTTTTCGGCCACCAAGTACGGCGCCCCCCTGGGCGGGGCTCTTTTTGAGTGCAAGCTGGACAGCGGCGCCTATGCTGCCTGTACCACCCCCAAAACCTATAACGGCCTGACCGACGGTGCCCATACCTTCTCGGTCCGCGCTGCCGACGGCGCCCTGCCGCTACCCGGCAATGTCGATGCCACACCGGCTTCGTACACCTGGACCGTGGACACTACCCCGCCGATTACCGCCATTTCCGCCAAGCCCGCGTTAAACATCAATTCCAGCGATGCTCATTTCGTCTTTGCCGCCAACGAAGCGGGCTGCACCTACATTTGCACCTTCGACGGCGTCGGCCCGGCACCATGCACCTCGCCTTACGACCGCTCGACCCTGACCGAAGGCGACCATACCTTCACAGTCCAGGCCACCGACCCGGCCGGCAATCAGGAACTGGCCCCAGTCAGCTACACCTGGCGCATCGATGTGACCAAGCCGACCTCGAACATTGACGCCCCTCCGGCCCAAATCAGCGGCAGCAGCCACACCTTTACCGGCACTGCCAGCGATCCGGTGTCGGTGGTCGCTTCCGGTGTCAGCCGGGTAGAGGTATCATTCAACGGCACCACCTGGTTTCCGGCCACTGACACCGCGGTAGGGCCGGCGCTCCCATGGTCCACCTGGAGCTATCTCTGGACCCTGCCGATCAACGGTTCCTACACCATGCAAGCACGGGCCGTCGATAATGCCGGCAATACCCAGCAGACCGCAGCCAGCGCCAACGTAGTTGTTGCCAACCCGCTGCCGACTGTTGCCATCACCTACCCGGCCGACAACGCCATCATCGGCAGCTCAAGCGTCAAGGTGATATCCGGAAGCGCCGCTGCCGCAGGCGGTGGCCTGCCACTGCAAAAGGTCCAGGTAGCGGTGTACCCGTCGGCAACCCCGCCCGGCTCGCCGACCTGGGTTGATGCCGTCGGCACCACCAGCTGGAGCTACAACTGGACTCCACCGAATAACGGTGACGGCAGCTACACCATCCTGGCGAGAACGCTCGACAGCGTCGCTAACATTTCCGCAAGCGACAGCAGCAACAGCCGCTCAGTCACCGTAGATGTCACTGCGCCGACCTCGGCAGTCGATCAGCCAGCCAACCCCTACCTCAAGGGAACCACTATCAACGCCACCGGCACTGCCGATGACAACCTTTCCGGGGTTGCCGGGATAGCCGTCACCATCACCAACAGCAGCAACCAAACCGTCTCGACAGGGCCAGCCCTGTTCAACACCATCAGCAAGACCTGGACCTACAGCAGCGGTGTCCTGCCTGACGGCAGCTACACCATCCGCTCCCTCGCCACCGACAATGCCGGCAACCAGCAGGGTATTCAAGGCTTGGCGACCGTAACCCTCGATAATGTCGCGCCGATCACCACTATCTCCAGCAGACCGGTAAACCCGTCAAATTCGGCAGCGCCAGCCTTTTCCTTCTCTGCCGATCATACCTCCACCTTCAGCTGCACCCTGGACGGTGTCGCAACACCCTGCACCAGCCCGAAGAGCTATAGTGGCCAGGCCACCGGCTTCCATACCTTTGCGGTGCAGGCCACCGATCTTGCCGGCAACCAAGAGGCTGCTCCACAGTCATACACTTGGTTCATCGACCTGGTGGCACCGATCATCACCGCAGTGACCCCGGTCAACGGCGCAACCAGGGTCAGCATCTCTAATCCGGCAATCACCGTGACCTTTGACAAGCCTGTGAACCCGGCGACCGTTTCCGACCCGACCTTCTCGCTGGTAAACGGCAGTACAGCAATAGCCGGTAGAATTTCACTGAATACGGCCAATACGGTGGCGACCTTCGAACCGTCGGCCAATCTATCGTACGCAAGCGATTACACGGTCACCGTTACAGTCGGCGTCCGCGACACTGCCGGCAATGCGCTGGCTGCCGGGCGCATCTGGACATTCAGCACCGATCCGGATGGCGATATCAACATGGACGGCCGGGTGGATATTGCCGATGCCCTGCTGGCGCTGCGCGTGGCAGTCGGGCGCACCACGGTCTCC
This window of the Geoanaerobacter pelophilus genome carries:
- a CDS encoding helix-turn-helix domain-containing protein; its protein translation is MPEATRQTADSSGLGQWLSQGREAKGVSLETAAEVTRISKGYIDALEREDFSRLPAPAYCKGFLRLYAGYLGLSADAAVARYDAMVSGSAVADKQAVDEPPPRESTKNNRRWLMPLVLLSVVLLVSIFVDTNQRPPVNRPAPQPDKAQAVRAVPVQPQLSSSGATAAPSPMVPAPQPESPVTAAPVVPGGEPPQEGLILKLKVNQDSWLNVDIDGRFSKQYELKAGDLIEWKADSLITLDIGNSGGVEGELNGKSLPPFGASGKKTHVVLRPEGASIQ
- a CDS encoding tetratricopeptide repeat protein; its protein translation is MRTVLLFLLIAMCCSACSLSEANRKKAAYHFQMGESYLREQNITSALVEFTEAEKYIPDDPELLNFLGLVYFRKGKYEIAEQKYLKAIELKPTFSEARNYLAVNYMEMQRWDDAVLQLKAVTDDLFYQGQDSAGINLGLAYLGKGDTEKALQVMKGSVAAYPRNPQARVTLGRVYFALNKLDLAIEEFRRAVELAREYVNAHYYLGLTLMKAKENSAAINEFKEVVRLAPDNELGRQAREYLDLLR
- a CDS encoding PfkB family carbohydrate kinase, with the translated sequence MGIVVVGTVAFDTVETPFGRGENVLGGSATYFSTSASFFTDVSLVAVVGEDFPDEHVQFLKSREINTDGLQRIPGKTFHWSGKYGYDLNEAQTLDTQLNVLMEFKPELPETYRDADYLFLANIDPDLQMEVLEQVRKPKVVACDTMNFWISSKPEALKKVLQKVDIVVINEGEARQFTGEANLVKAARQIIALGCKRLVVKRGEYGVLMFTPDSVFAAPAYPLEEVFDPTGAGDTFAGGFMGYLASTGNMTEEGIRQAIVFGSVMASFNVEDFSLDRMKRLDYREIEARYRSFKSLTHFQDLPEGL
- the mtnP gene encoding S-methyl-5'-thioadenosine phosphorylase, with translation MGEAVIGVIGGSGLYEMEGLEKVERIRIDTPFGEPSDEYITGVLNGVKMVFLPRHGRGHRLLPSEVNYRANIYGMKKLGVEQIISVSAVGSLKEAIEPGHIVIPDQFIDRTKGIRKDTFFGDGIVAHTGFADPVCHTLSETLYKAAQQAGATVHKGGAYICMEGPAFSTRAESFMYLGLGAAVIGMTNLTEAKLAREAEICYGIIALSTDYDCWHDSHDDVTVEAIIKIIHQNVAMAKNIIRNAVGQVTMERSCPCATAMQYAVITDRKVIPESTKQKLAPIVGKYL
- a CDS encoding FKBP-type peptidyl-prolyl cis-trans isomerase: MQKAKQGDKVKVHYTGRLDDGEVFDSSECHDDDCGCETGPLEFTIGEGNVIPGFEAAVVGMSLGESKEVKIPMDEAYGPYQDELVGVVERSRLPEGMVPEIGGQLEVTGQDGEVFPVLIKEVTETDVTLDANHPLAGRDLTFDIKLIEIN
- a CDS encoding ammonium transporter, with the protein product MDAVSATTAIKHSADVLFLMLGAVMVFAMHAGFAFLEVGTVRKKNQVNAFVKILTDWSVSTVAYFVVGFPIAYGISFLKPVPAILGGNQGYDLVHYFFLLCFAACIPAIISGGIAERAKFWPQVFAGGIFAGLAYPLFESLIWGQNNSALQGLFKSIGGAEFHDYAGSVVVHSIGGWLALPAVLLLGPRMGRYMRGKSHPIPISNIPFLALGSWILAVGWFGFNVMSAGNLEKVSGLVAVNSLLAMVGGVLGAIWAGKNDPGFVHNGALAGLIAVCAGSDIMHPLASFAVGLIAAFIFVYGFTIEQEKLKIDDVLGVWPLHGIIGSWGGIAAGIFGQPQLGGAGGVSLISQLLGTLSAIVFALVTGFITYALLKKTVGIRLHEEDEYRGSDLTVHSIGAYPEDHVR
- a CDS encoding sensor histidine kinase; this encodes MRQTILLIVIMAITSQFLAAFLAIRLIRVSGAYAAWIFLATGFVVQGVRRAVTLKQLLSGQQQGDLTLEVLGLLISLLMLCGVWKFGPLFASIRRAHTELLDRQQELAGLNRDLEDEVAERLMLEESMRSINEELDQRVALRTSELNRLNNELESFCYSISHELRAPLARLQGYSSLLTETAETADREQLRHVASRIGIASARLRNVIDSLLLMTRLSRAEVKTEPVKLSELAAEIMEEQLAAQPGRIVDVRIVPGLTVQGDRRMLTICLRNLLGNALKYSSRVARAEIEFGILDSSDQPVFFIRDNGAGFNMAYADKLFEPFCRLHSEEEFEGSGMGLPIVQRIVERHGGKIWAEAAEGKGAIFYFTLG